A single genomic interval of Corvus hawaiiensis isolate bCorHaw1 chromosome 5, bCorHaw1.pri.cur, whole genome shotgun sequence harbors:
- the NEIL3 gene encoding endonuclease 8-like 3 isoform X1: protein MVEGPGCALCAERLRARLRRGQRVRAARGGGATAASKERITGHDFLVGHVYRGVETLGKELFMYFDEKALRIHFGMNGSMRINPDGSKDRNGAQPVLEIQLTEDTICFCDVTVEYRNAAECEQKVRMMESLDVCSPKFSFSRAEHEIKQQNTRMLCDVLLDQAVLPGVGNIIKNEALFDSGLHPALKVCQLTDEHIRYLVKMTRDFTLLFYKCRKTGSPLYKHYRVYKRPACRECSGSITVCRLGDNNRMTYFCSRCQKADPQLVNLSKLPARNSLIGWAYGRGSCSNEHIAQKSEEEWTCMHCTLINKPSAEICDACLTSRPEVPKMKSFEDSTAFNANLMKYPCNEFRKPSTEIKINRKTAFGTTTLVLTDLGNKTVSRNDTQISDGHSQCVVPKSTCKQMESNACQSGGSKDKDCSTHVTALALSSCQQPGSFKHIQKKQKTDHTPLVHPHNTAISASQTNVTSDTRMLSMEHPCCSKHSRLCSLRVVRKDGENKGRQFYCCPLPRETRCDYFQWADLDFPFCNHGKRCVMKTVLKIGPNNGKNFFVCPLGKEKQCGFFQWAKNGPGMQILP from the exons ATGGTGGAGGGCCCGGGCTGCGCGCTCTGCGCCGAGCGCCTGCGGGCGCGCCTGCGCCGGGGACAGCGCGTGCGGgccgcgcggggcggcggcgcg ACTGCTGCAAGTAAAGAGAGAATCACTGGTCATGATTTTCTTGTTGGACATGTTTACAGAGGTGTGGAGACATTGGGAAAGGaactttttatgtattttgatGAGAAAGCTTTGAG GATTCACTTTGGTATGAACGGTTCCATGCGCATTAATCCTGATGGAAGCAAAGACAGAAATGGAGCACAGCCAGTTTTGGAGATACAGCTTACAGAGGATACCATTTGTTTTTGCGATGTGACAGTAGAGTACAG AAATGCAGCTGAGTGTGAGCAGAAAGTGAGGATGATGGAAAGCTTGGATGTCTGTTCTCCAAAGTTTAGCTTCTCAAGAGCAGAACATGAGATTAAGCAGCAGAACACCCGCATGTTGTGTGATGTGTTACTGGATCAAGCAGTATTACCTGGAGTGGGAAATATCATAAAAAATGAAGCACTGTTTGATAGTGGTCTTCATCCAGCTCTTAAG GTTTGCCAGCTGACAGATGAGCATATACGTTACTTGGTGAAAATGACACGTGATTTTACCCTGCTTTTTTATAAG TGCCGCAAAACTGGGTCTCCACTCTACAAGCACTACAGAGTGTACAAGCGCCCAGCCTGCAGGGAGTGCAGTGGCAGCATCACTGTGTGCCGTCTGGGAGACAACAACAGGATGACTTACTTCTGCTCTCGATGTCAAAAGGCAGACCCCCAGCTTGTCAATCTTAG CAAACTGCCAGCTAGAAATAGCCTAATTGGCTGGGCATATGGCAGGGGGTCATGTTCTAATGAACACATAGCTCAGAAATCTGAAGAGGAGTGGACGTGTATGCACTGCACCCTAATAAACAAGCCTTCTGCTGAAATTTGTGATGCCTGTTTGACTTCAAGACCTGAAG TTCCAAAGATGAAGAGTTTTGAAGATTCTACAGCCTTTAACGCCAACTTAATGAAGTACCCTTGTAATGAATTCAGAAAACcaagcacagaaataaagatCAATAGGAAAACTGCATTTGGAACTACAACTCTTGTCTTAACAGATCTTGGTAACAAAACTGTTTCGAGAAATGATACCCAGATATCTGATGGACACTCTCAGTGTGTTGTTCCAAAAAGCACGTGTAAACAGATGGAAAGCAATGCCTGCCAGTCAGGGGGAAGCAAAGACAAGGACTGCTCAACACACGTAACTGCTCTGGCATTGTCCTCCTGTCAGCAGCCTGGGTCTTTCAAACATatacagaaaaaacagaaaactgatCATACACCTTTGGTTCACCCGCATAATACAGCAATCAG CGCATCTCAAACTAATGTGACAAGTGATACTCGTATGTTAAGCATGGAGCATCCTTGCTGCAGTAAACACAGTCGTCTCTGCAGCCTCAGAGTTGTGAGAAAGGATGGAGAAAACAAGGGAAGGCAATTTTATTGCTGCCCTCTACCCAGGGAAACTCGGTGTGACTACTTTCAA TGGGCTGACTTGGATTTTCCATTTTGTAACCATGGCAAGCGATGTGTTATGAAGACTGTGTTGAAGATTGGTCCCAATAATGGAAAGAACTTTTTTGTGTGCCCtcttgggaaggaaaaacagtgtGGCTTCTTCCAGTGGGCAAAAAATGGGCCAGGTATGCAGATTCTTCCATGA
- the NEIL3 gene encoding endonuclease 8-like 3 isoform X3: protein MYFDEKALRIHFGMNGSMRINPDGSKDRNGAQPVLEIQLTEDTICFCDVTVEYRNAAECEQKVRMMESLDVCSPKFSFSRAEHEIKQQNTRMLCDVLLDQAVLPGVGNIIKNEALFDSGLHPALKVCQLTDEHIRYLVKMTRDFTLLFYKCRKTGSPLYKHYRVYKRPACRECSGSITVCRLGDNNRMTYFCSRCQKADPQLVNLSKLPARNSLIGWAYGRGSCSNEHIAQKSEEEWTCMHCTLINKPSAEICDACLTSRPEVPKMKSFEDSTAFNANLMKYPCNEFRKPSTEIKINRKTAFGTTTLVLTDLGNKTVSRNDTQISDGHSQCVVPKSTCKQMESNACQSGGSKDKDCSTHVTALALSSCQQPGSFKHIQKKQKTDHTPLVHPHNTAISASQTNVTSDTRMLSMEHPCCSKHSRLCSLRVVRKDGENKGRQFYCCPLPRETRCDYFQWADLDFPFCNHGKRCVMKTVLKIGPNNGKNFFVCPLGKEKQCGFFQWAKNGPGMQILP from the exons atgtattttgatGAGAAAGCTTTGAG GATTCACTTTGGTATGAACGGTTCCATGCGCATTAATCCTGATGGAAGCAAAGACAGAAATGGAGCACAGCCAGTTTTGGAGATACAGCTTACAGAGGATACCATTTGTTTTTGCGATGTGACAGTAGAGTACAG AAATGCAGCTGAGTGTGAGCAGAAAGTGAGGATGATGGAAAGCTTGGATGTCTGTTCTCCAAAGTTTAGCTTCTCAAGAGCAGAACATGAGATTAAGCAGCAGAACACCCGCATGTTGTGTGATGTGTTACTGGATCAAGCAGTATTACCTGGAGTGGGAAATATCATAAAAAATGAAGCACTGTTTGATAGTGGTCTTCATCCAGCTCTTAAG GTTTGCCAGCTGACAGATGAGCATATACGTTACTTGGTGAAAATGACACGTGATTTTACCCTGCTTTTTTATAAG TGCCGCAAAACTGGGTCTCCACTCTACAAGCACTACAGAGTGTACAAGCGCCCAGCCTGCAGGGAGTGCAGTGGCAGCATCACTGTGTGCCGTCTGGGAGACAACAACAGGATGACTTACTTCTGCTCTCGATGTCAAAAGGCAGACCCCCAGCTTGTCAATCTTAG CAAACTGCCAGCTAGAAATAGCCTAATTGGCTGGGCATATGGCAGGGGGTCATGTTCTAATGAACACATAGCTCAGAAATCTGAAGAGGAGTGGACGTGTATGCACTGCACCCTAATAAACAAGCCTTCTGCTGAAATTTGTGATGCCTGTTTGACTTCAAGACCTGAAG TTCCAAAGATGAAGAGTTTTGAAGATTCTACAGCCTTTAACGCCAACTTAATGAAGTACCCTTGTAATGAATTCAGAAAACcaagcacagaaataaagatCAATAGGAAAACTGCATTTGGAACTACAACTCTTGTCTTAACAGATCTTGGTAACAAAACTGTTTCGAGAAATGATACCCAGATATCTGATGGACACTCTCAGTGTGTTGTTCCAAAAAGCACGTGTAAACAGATGGAAAGCAATGCCTGCCAGTCAGGGGGAAGCAAAGACAAGGACTGCTCAACACACGTAACTGCTCTGGCATTGTCCTCCTGTCAGCAGCCTGGGTCTTTCAAACATatacagaaaaaacagaaaactgatCATACACCTTTGGTTCACCCGCATAATACAGCAATCAG CGCATCTCAAACTAATGTGACAAGTGATACTCGTATGTTAAGCATGGAGCATCCTTGCTGCAGTAAACACAGTCGTCTCTGCAGCCTCAGAGTTGTGAGAAAGGATGGAGAAAACAAGGGAAGGCAATTTTATTGCTGCCCTCTACCCAGGGAAACTCGGTGTGACTACTTTCAA TGGGCTGACTTGGATTTTCCATTTTGTAACCATGGCAAGCGATGTGTTATGAAGACTGTGTTGAAGATTGGTCCCAATAATGGAAAGAACTTTTTTGTGTGCCCtcttgggaaggaaaaacagtgtGGCTTCTTCCAGTGGGCAAAAAATGGGCCAGGTATGCAGATTCTTCCATGA
- the NEIL3 gene encoding endonuclease 8-like 3 isoform X2, whose product MVEGPGCALCAERLRARLRRGQRVRAARGGGATAASKERITGHDFLVGHVYRGVETLGKELFMYFDEKALRIHFGMNGSMRINPDGSKDRNGAQPVLEIQLTEDTICFCDVTVEYRNAAECEQKVRMMESLDVCSPKFSFSRAEHEIKQQNTRMLCDVLLDQAVLPGVGNIIKNEALFDSGLHPALKVCQLTDEHIRYLVKMTRDFTLLFYKCRKTGSPLYKHYRVYKRPACRECSGSITVCRLGDNNRMTYFCSRCQKADPQLVNLSKLPARNSLIGWAYGRGSCSNEHIAQKSEEEWTCMHCTLINKPSAEICDACLTSRPEVPKMKSFEDSTAFNANLMKYPCNEFRKPSTEIKINRKTAFGTTTLVLTDLGNKTVSRNDTQISDGHSQCVVPKSTCKQMESNACQSGGSKDKDCSTHVTALALSSCQQPGSFKHIQKKQKTDHTPLVHPHNTAISASQTNVTSDTRMLSMEHPCCSKHSRLCSLRVVRKDGENKGRQFYCCPLPRETRCDYFQWADLDFPFCNHGKRCVMKTVLKIGPNNGKNFFVCPLGKEKQCGFFQWAKNGPGPTR is encoded by the exons ATGGTGGAGGGCCCGGGCTGCGCGCTCTGCGCCGAGCGCCTGCGGGCGCGCCTGCGCCGGGGACAGCGCGTGCGGgccgcgcggggcggcggcgcg ACTGCTGCAAGTAAAGAGAGAATCACTGGTCATGATTTTCTTGTTGGACATGTTTACAGAGGTGTGGAGACATTGGGAAAGGaactttttatgtattttgatGAGAAAGCTTTGAG GATTCACTTTGGTATGAACGGTTCCATGCGCATTAATCCTGATGGAAGCAAAGACAGAAATGGAGCACAGCCAGTTTTGGAGATACAGCTTACAGAGGATACCATTTGTTTTTGCGATGTGACAGTAGAGTACAG AAATGCAGCTGAGTGTGAGCAGAAAGTGAGGATGATGGAAAGCTTGGATGTCTGTTCTCCAAAGTTTAGCTTCTCAAGAGCAGAACATGAGATTAAGCAGCAGAACACCCGCATGTTGTGTGATGTGTTACTGGATCAAGCAGTATTACCTGGAGTGGGAAATATCATAAAAAATGAAGCACTGTTTGATAGTGGTCTTCATCCAGCTCTTAAG GTTTGCCAGCTGACAGATGAGCATATACGTTACTTGGTGAAAATGACACGTGATTTTACCCTGCTTTTTTATAAG TGCCGCAAAACTGGGTCTCCACTCTACAAGCACTACAGAGTGTACAAGCGCCCAGCCTGCAGGGAGTGCAGTGGCAGCATCACTGTGTGCCGTCTGGGAGACAACAACAGGATGACTTACTTCTGCTCTCGATGTCAAAAGGCAGACCCCCAGCTTGTCAATCTTAG CAAACTGCCAGCTAGAAATAGCCTAATTGGCTGGGCATATGGCAGGGGGTCATGTTCTAATGAACACATAGCTCAGAAATCTGAAGAGGAGTGGACGTGTATGCACTGCACCCTAATAAACAAGCCTTCTGCTGAAATTTGTGATGCCTGTTTGACTTCAAGACCTGAAG TTCCAAAGATGAAGAGTTTTGAAGATTCTACAGCCTTTAACGCCAACTTAATGAAGTACCCTTGTAATGAATTCAGAAAACcaagcacagaaataaagatCAATAGGAAAACTGCATTTGGAACTACAACTCTTGTCTTAACAGATCTTGGTAACAAAACTGTTTCGAGAAATGATACCCAGATATCTGATGGACACTCTCAGTGTGTTGTTCCAAAAAGCACGTGTAAACAGATGGAAAGCAATGCCTGCCAGTCAGGGGGAAGCAAAGACAAGGACTGCTCAACACACGTAACTGCTCTGGCATTGTCCTCCTGTCAGCAGCCTGGGTCTTTCAAACATatacagaaaaaacagaaaactgatCATACACCTTTGGTTCACCCGCATAATACAGCAATCAG CGCATCTCAAACTAATGTGACAAGTGATACTCGTATGTTAAGCATGGAGCATCCTTGCTGCAGTAAACACAGTCGTCTCTGCAGCCTCAGAGTTGTGAGAAAGGATGGAGAAAACAAGGGAAGGCAATTTTATTGCTGCCCTCTACCCAGGGAAACTCGGTGTGACTACTTTCAA TGGGCTGACTTGGATTTTCCATTTTGTAACCATGGCAAGCGATGTGTTATGAAGACTGTGTTGAAGATTGGTCCCAATAATGGAAAGAACTTTTTTGTGTGCCCtcttgggaaggaaaaacagtgtGGCTTCTTCCAGTGGGCAAAAAATGGGCCAG